The following is a genomic window from Chryseobacterium sp. StRB126.
ACCCTTACCGCTACCATGCCGGTCCTTCCAAGAACACATCAGCCTTTCGGAATCATGCATGGTGGAGCAAGCTGTGTACTGGCTGAAACTCTAGGTTCTAGCCTGTCTAATATCTTCATTGACGGCGATAAATACTATGGTGTAGGAACCAATATCAACTCCAACCACCTAAAAAGTAAAAAGGACGGAATTGTAACGGCTACTGCACGTTTTATCAGAAAAGGAAAAACAATGCACGTTTCTGAAATTGAAATCAGGGATGAAAAAGGAACGCTCATCAACCATACTACCATGACGAATAATATCATCAATAGATAGGTTGAATATCCATAAAAATTAAAAGCTCAAAAAAATTGAGCTTTTTTTATATCCTTACTGCAACCTTTTGTTTTTTCATCTAAAAAAAACATGTTTCCTTAAAAAACAGCTCATATAATTTTGACATCTTTAAGACTAATAATACCTTTGCAGAAAGGAAAATCAACTTCGGAATTTCCTATATTATTTCCGGTTAGTGATTTTCAAAATCCGTTCATAGCTCATGATTTATTTCAAACTTCCCTTCAACGAAGGATTATATGCTGTAGAAGAAACAACTGATAAAAATGCAGTCAATTTTCATTCCTATAACAGCCTGAATCAGATCAACTTTAATGGAAACATCCTCAAGGTTGAGTTTGCAAATTGGAAAGAAGTTTCGATTACTAATAAGTCCCTGGCAAATGATACTACAGGTTTTACAGCAGAAACTAAGGAAGAATATTGCAGTACTTTAGAACAGGTAATTGAAGTGATTAAAGAAAATGATCTTCCCAAATTGGTTTATTCAAGGAGAAAGATCTTTACAGACTTTCATACAATTGATTATAAGGCCAGTTTTGATAATCTATGTAAAACTTATCCCAATGCTTTCAGATATCTGTTTAATGATGGACAAAATGCGTGGATGGGAGCTTTTTCTGAAGTATTAGGTAAGTTTAATAAAGCTACGCATGAGTTTGAGACCATGGCACTGGCTGGAACCCTTCCCACCTCTGAAGAATGGACGGAAAAAGAGATTGAAGAACAGAAACCGGTTAGCACTTACATTCAGAATATTCTTAAAAACTATTCGGATCAGGTACAACAATCTGAAACTTATGATCATGTTTCCGGAAATATTAAACATCTTCGTACAGATTTTAAAACAACTGTAAAACCCAGTGATCTTGATCGCTTAATTCAGGATCTTCACCCTACTCCGGCAGTTTGTGGTATCCCTAAAGATTTCTGTAATGAAAACATCCGGAAGTATGAGAAATTCCCCCGTGAATTCTATGCCGGCTATATCAAAGTAGAAACAGAAGAGAGTATTCT
Proteins encoded in this region:
- a CDS encoding PaaI family thioesterase, with protein sequence MKGQTKEEILAFINNWGGETLAKAMEIKFIDIDLENETLTATMPVLPRTHQPFGIMHGGASCVLAETLGSSLSNIFIDGDKYYGVGTNINSNHLKSKKDGIVTATARFIRKGKTMHVSEIEIRDEKGTLINHTTMTNNIINR
- a CDS encoding chorismate-binding protein — encoded protein: MIYFKLPFNEGLYAVEETTDKNAVNFHSYNSLNQINFNGNILKVEFANWKEVSITNKSLANDTTGFTAETKEEYCSTLEQVIEVIKENDLPKLVYSRRKIFTDFHTIDYKASFDNLCKTYPNAFRYLFNDGQNAWMGAFSEVLGKFNKATHEFETMALAGTLPTSEEWTEKEIEEQKPVSTYIQNILKNYSDQVQQSETYDHVSGNIKHLRTDFKTTVKPSDLDRLIQDLHPTPAVCGIPKDFCNENIRKYEKFPREFYAGYIKVETEESILYFVNLRCARLYKDTVHVFVGGGITAQSNPEKEWIETELKSEAILKNLVVS